A DNA window from Streptomyces sp. 71268 contains the following coding sequences:
- a CDS encoding TIGR01777 family oxidoreductase, which yields MKIVIPGGTGQVGTILDRALTAAGHEVVVLTRRPVRERQVRWDGRTLGPWAEAIDGSDVVVNLAGRSVSCRYTAANLRAMMDSRVDSARVVGKAIASASRPPRVWLQMSTATIYAHRFDAPNDEATGALGGTEPRVPGYWAYSVDIARNWEQAQEEAGTPHTRKVALRAAMVMSPDRGGVFDVLSWLARLGLGGPVAGGAQYVSWIHDHDFVRAVEFLVDRDDLSGPVNLAAPAPLPQRAFMRALRTAWGVPVGLPATRWMAEIGAFALRSDTELLLKSRRVVPGRLLEAGFTFDHAQWPRAADDLVRRARGGRRSR from the coding sequence ATGAAGATAGTGATACCTGGGGGAACCGGACAGGTAGGCACGATCCTGGATCGGGCGCTGACCGCCGCCGGTCACGAGGTCGTGGTGCTCACCAGACGGCCGGTGCGCGAGCGGCAGGTCCGGTGGGACGGCAGGACGCTGGGGCCGTGGGCCGAGGCGATCGACGGCAGTGACGTCGTGGTCAACCTCGCCGGACGCAGCGTCAGTTGCCGCTACACCGCGGCGAACCTGCGGGCCATGATGGACTCGCGGGTGGACTCCGCACGGGTGGTGGGAAAGGCCATCGCGTCCGCCTCCCGGCCCCCTCGGGTGTGGTTGCAGATGAGCACCGCCACCATCTACGCCCACCGCTTCGACGCGCCGAACGACGAGGCCACCGGCGCGCTCGGCGGCACGGAACCCCGCGTCCCGGGTTACTGGGCCTACAGCGTCGACATCGCCCGGAACTGGGAGCAGGCTCAGGAGGAGGCCGGCACCCCGCACACCCGCAAGGTCGCCCTGCGCGCCGCCATGGTGATGAGCCCCGACCGGGGTGGCGTCTTCGACGTCCTGTCGTGGCTGGCACGGCTCGGGCTCGGTGGCCCGGTCGCGGGCGGCGCCCAGTACGTGTCCTGGATTCACGATCACGACTTCGTCCGCGCGGTCGAGTTCCTGGTCGACCGGGACGACCTCAGCGGCCCGGTGAACCTCGCCGCCCCCGCCCCGCTGCCGCAGCGCGCGTTCATGCGTGCGCTGCGCACCGCCTGGGGCGTGCCGGTGGGACTGCCCGCGACCAGGTGGATGGCCGAAATCGGCGCGTTCGCGCTGCGCTCGGACACCGAGCTGCTGTTGAAGAGTCGTCGCGTCGTCCCGGGCCGGCTCCTCGAAGCGGGCTTCACCTTCGACCATGCCCAGTGGCCGCGGGCCGCCGACGACCTCGTACGGCGCGCACGCGGCGGGCGGCGTTCCCGGTGA
- a CDS encoding class I SAM-dependent methyltransferase translates to MSRWEELTGGTSGEGYAARFAALAESGKDMHGEARFCATLVPAGARVLDAGCGTGRVMIRLAELGYDCVGVDRDASMLAVARREAPELPWYQADLVDLDLAELGVTPGFDLVVAAGNIFPLLASGTEAAVVGRLAATLRPGGFLVAGFGLDEAHLPVPPSITLAEYDAYCATAGLTLVDRFATWDAHPYDGGGYAVSVHRG, encoded by the coding sequence ATGAGCCGTTGGGAAGAACTCACTGGTGGGACGTCCGGAGAGGGCTACGCCGCCCGGTTCGCGGCCCTGGCCGAGAGCGGGAAGGACATGCACGGGGAGGCGCGGTTCTGCGCCACGCTGGTCCCCGCCGGGGCGCGGGTGCTGGACGCCGGGTGCGGCACCGGGCGCGTCATGATCCGGCTGGCGGAGCTGGGGTACGACTGCGTCGGGGTCGACCGCGACGCGTCCATGCTGGCGGTAGCCCGTCGCGAGGCGCCCGAACTACCGTGGTACCAGGCCGACCTGGTCGATCTCGACCTGGCTGAGTTGGGCGTCACCCCGGGCTTCGACCTGGTGGTCGCCGCCGGCAACATCTTCCCGTTGCTCGCCTCGGGCACCGAGGCCGCGGTGGTGGGCCGGCTGGCCGCGACCCTGCGCCCGGGCGGGTTCCTGGTCGCCGGGTTCGGCCTGGACGAGGCCCACCTGCCGGTGCCGCCCAGCATCACCCTGGCGGAGTACGACGCCTACTGCGCCACGGCGGGCCTCACCCTCGTCGACCGCTTCGCGACGTGGGACGCCCACCCGTACGACGGCGGCGGCTACGCCGTGAGCGTCCACCGAGGCTGA
- a CDS encoding SAM-dependent methyltransferase: MTDSPSMRVPDVYAGILGASSEEPHRRDQELAHALLTAVPSATLVAHHTRAFVLSAAEACVRQHGMTQILDLGAGRPTARNVHDVAHAADPAVNICYVDHSRAAVAALEEQGPTDSEGTVSYLVADISDPYTVLRSPAVRETIDLARPAAVLLGAVIPYLTNVDVPDMLKTYTDALAPGSILVLSHGTYDFDHSKTRRMQEVYDNFGIPSRMRGENELRALMDHAGVTVLPPGIVATNQWRPDGAIEADASEACMYGLWGRTG, from the coding sequence ATGACCGACAGCCCGAGCATGCGGGTCCCCGATGTCTACGCCGGGATTCTGGGGGCCAGCTCTGAGGAGCCCCACCGTCGCGATCAGGAATTGGCCCACGCCCTCCTCACCGCGGTCCCCTCGGCCACCCTGGTCGCCCACCACACCCGCGCCTTCGTCCTCTCCGCCGCGGAAGCCTGCGTACGCCAGCACGGCATGACGCAGATCCTGGACCTCGGCGCCGGTCGCCCCACCGCGCGGAACGTCCACGATGTGGCCCATGCCGCCGACCCGGCGGTGAACATCTGCTACGTCGACCACTCCCGCGCCGCCGTAGCCGCCCTGGAAGAACAGGGTCCCACCGACAGCGAGGGCACGGTGTCCTACCTCGTGGCCGACATCAGCGACCCCTACACCGTCCTGCGCTCCCCCGCCGTACGCGAGACCATCGACCTCGCCCGCCCCGCGGCCGTGCTCCTGGGCGCGGTCATCCCCTACCTCACCAACGTCGACGTCCCCGACATGCTGAAGACGTACACGGACGCGCTCGCCCCCGGCAGCATCCTCGTCCTCTCCCACGGCACGTACGACTTCGACCACTCCAAGACGCGACGGATGCAGGAGGTCTACGACAACTTCGGCATCCCCTCCCGCATGCGCGGCGAGAACGAACTCCGCGCCCTGATGGACCACGCGGGCGTCACCGTGCTGCCCCCGGGCATCGTGGCCACCAACCAATGGCGCCCCGACGGGGCGATCGAGGCCGACGCGAGCGAGGCGTGCATGTACGGCCTGTGGGGCCGCACCGGGTGA
- a CDS encoding fused response regulator/phosphatase produces MTAPVTTTDRSSADEQTYHILLIEDDEGDTLLVEELLHDTGLRFELTTSTTLADARAALTDRRINCILLDLHLPDASGTGAVTAIRALAPHTAVIVLTGLSEAQAGTDAMAAGAQDYLVKGKVEADLMHRTVRYAVYRSQTERANAEAQAARLRAEENARLERGLLPQPLLDTSAVRVTSRYLPGAEMTLLGGDFLDVVEGDDGLLHAVVGDVSGHGPDAAALGVCLRIAWRSLVLGGHRGDDLLHLMERILIAERGNQQLFATCTLLTLDQEAATATLHLAGHHEPLLTTADGTLELTAAHGIALGIVPGVDSWPATVIDLPAAGALTLYTDGLTEGHNGPGRERLGVEGLLTLIDGLPPTPPAAHVDLLIKETHELNAGRHSDDVAVLRLDWGSLPANG; encoded by the coding sequence ATGACCGCGCCGGTGACCACCACGGACCGATCGTCCGCCGACGAGCAGACGTACCACATCCTGCTGATCGAGGACGACGAGGGCGACACCCTGTTGGTCGAGGAACTCCTCCACGACACGGGGTTGAGGTTCGAGCTGACCACGAGCACCACGTTGGCCGACGCCCGTGCCGCCCTGACCGACAGGCGGATCAACTGCATCCTGCTCGACCTGCACCTGCCCGACGCGTCGGGCACCGGTGCGGTCACCGCGATCCGGGCCCTGGCCCCACACACCGCTGTGATCGTCCTCACCGGCCTCTCCGAGGCCCAGGCGGGCACCGACGCCATGGCCGCCGGCGCCCAGGACTACCTGGTCAAGGGCAAGGTCGAGGCGGACCTGATGCACCGCACGGTGCGCTACGCCGTCTACCGGAGCCAGACCGAACGCGCGAACGCCGAAGCCCAGGCCGCCCGCCTGCGGGCGGAGGAGAACGCCCGTCTGGAGCGGGGCCTGCTGCCCCAGCCCCTCCTCGACACCTCCGCCGTGCGCGTCACATCCCGCTACCTGCCCGGCGCCGAGATGACCCTGCTCGGCGGGGACTTCCTGGACGTGGTGGAGGGGGACGACGGTCTGCTGCACGCGGTGGTGGGCGACGTCAGCGGGCACGGCCCCGACGCCGCCGCCCTGGGTGTCTGCCTGCGCATCGCCTGGCGCTCCCTGGTGCTGGGCGGGCACCGGGGGGACGACCTGTTGCACCTGATGGAACGCATCCTGATCGCCGAGCGCGGCAACCAACAGCTCTTCGCCACGTGCACCCTCCTCACCCTGGACCAGGAGGCGGCCACCGCCACCCTCCACCTCGCCGGCCACCACGAGCCTCTCCTCACCACGGCCGACGGGACCCTGGAACTGACCGCCGCACACGGCATCGCCCTGGGCATCGTCCCGGGGGTGGACAGTTGGCCCGCCACGGTCATCGACCTCCCCGCCGCCGGAGCCCTCACCCTGTACACCGACGGCCTCACGGAGGGACACAACGGCCCCGGGCGCGAGCGGCTCGGCGTCGAAGGGTTGCTGACCCTCATCGACGGCCTGCCACCGACACCCCCGGCCGCCCACGTCGACCTGCTCATCAAGGAAACCCACGAGCTGAACGCCGGTCGGCACTCCGACGACGTCGCCGTACTGCGCCTCGACTGGGGCAGCCTGCCAGCCAACGGCTGA
- a CDS encoding sensor histidine kinase: MTGEERPPRPRGLAGWTTRRWLRVGVSVSLAVLAVLGATGAWVLARTETISEDLVDVRSPALITAVRLESAVLNQETGIRGYGITGAPEFTAPYRQGLTEQRADLERLADLLADDPDGRARLEAVRRAVARWQERVARPIADAPPDAVSALAAERAAEGKVTFDVVRAALSDQERHLRADQARSRDDLMTTLTVRNWVFSAIGVLILALAALIFEGLRRGITRPLDRLGADARTIAGGDFDHPIHPSGPADLRRLSGEIDSMRRRLVRELAFKEEARSRLDAQAADLQRSNAELEQFAYVASHDLQEPLRKVSSFTQLLQRRYGGQLDSRADQYIDFAVDGANRMQVLINDLLDFSRVGRLHNTHQSVDLEQVLERTLSTLSVGIEEAGATITHDPLPTLTADPTQMGMLWQNLIGNAVKFRRPDQAPEVHVTARQEGELWRFTVTDNGIGIDPEYADKVFVIFQRLHTKDAYSGSGIGLAMCKKIVEFHGGTIAVDTSYQEGARISFTLAPEPPEAADAPIATDADRSEEEQAR, translated from the coding sequence ATGACCGGCGAAGAGAGACCGCCGCGCCCGCGTGGACTGGCCGGGTGGACGACCCGCCGGTGGCTCCGCGTGGGGGTGTCCGTCTCCCTGGCGGTACTGGCCGTGCTCGGCGCGACGGGAGCCTGGGTCCTGGCGCGGACCGAGACGATCAGCGAGGACCTCGTGGACGTGCGGTCCCCCGCGCTGATCACCGCGGTCCGCCTGGAGTCGGCCGTGCTCAACCAGGAGACGGGAATCCGCGGCTACGGGATCACCGGCGCGCCGGAGTTCACAGCGCCCTACCGGCAGGGGCTCACCGAACAGCGGGCGGACCTGGAACGGCTCGCCGACCTGCTCGCGGACGACCCCGACGGCCGGGCCAGGCTGGAGGCCGTACGCAGGGCCGTGGCGCGGTGGCAGGAGAGGGTCGCGCGGCCGATCGCCGACGCGCCGCCGGACGCGGTCTCGGCCCTGGCGGCCGAGCGGGCGGCGGAGGGCAAGGTGACCTTCGACGTGGTCCGCGCCGCGCTGAGCGACCAGGAGCGGCACCTGCGCGCGGACCAGGCCCGGTCCAGGGACGACCTGATGACCACGCTGACCGTGCGGAACTGGGTGTTCAGCGCCATCGGCGTGCTCATCCTCGCCCTCGCGGCCCTCATCTTCGAGGGGCTGCGCCGCGGCATCACCAGGCCGCTGGACCGGCTCGGCGCGGATGCCCGCACGATCGCCGGCGGTGACTTCGATCACCCCATCCACCCCTCGGGACCGGCCGATCTGCGACGGCTCAGCGGCGAGATCGACTCCATGCGCCGGCGTCTCGTCCGGGAACTGGCCTTCAAGGAGGAGGCGCGGTCGCGGCTGGACGCGCAGGCCGCGGACCTCCAGCGCTCCAACGCGGAGCTGGAGCAGTTCGCGTACGTGGCCTCGCACGACCTCCAGGAGCCGTTGCGCAAGGTCTCCAGCTTCACCCAGCTCCTCCAGCGGCGCTACGGGGGGCAGCTCGACTCCCGGGCCGACCAGTACATCGACTTCGCGGTCGACGGCGCGAACCGCATGCAGGTCCTCATCAACGACCTTCTCGACTTCTCCCGGGTCGGGCGGCTGCACAACACCCACCAGAGCGTCGACCTGGAGCAGGTCCTTGAGCGCACCCTGTCGACGCTGAGCGTCGGCATCGAGGAAGCCGGCGCCACGATCACCCACGACCCCCTGCCCACCCTGACCGCCGACCCCACCCAGATGGGCATGCTCTGGCAGAACCTGATCGGCAACGCCGTCAAGTTCCGCCGCCCCGACCAGGCGCCGGAGGTGCACGTCACGGCGCGCCAGGAGGGCGAACTGTGGCGGTTCACCGTCACCGACAACGGCATCGGCATCGATCCCGAGTACGCCGACAAGGTCTTCGTGATCTTCCAGCGGCTGCACACCAAGGACGCCTACTCCGGAAGCGGCATCGGCCTGGCCATGTGTAAGAAGATCGTCGAGTTCCACGGCGGCACCATCGCCGTGGACACCTCGTACCAGGAGGGCGCACGCATCAGCTTCACCCTCGCCCCCGAGCCGCCGGAGGCCGCCGACGCGCCCATCGCCACGGACGCCGACCGCTCCGAGGAGGAGCAGGCCCGATGA
- a CDS encoding response regulator: protein MPGKNFDLRTTSHETAAIADVAVDGLARRLTQQLLETGSPRWASGELPEALALLHVLDHLQQATERLQREAAVAAARAGASYPQLGSACGMTRQGARRRWPGLFHHSDEKPTEHPMMATPARPLDVLLVEDDVADAMLIEEALSERGARNLVRVTDGVAALEHLRAPDSPRPDLIVLDLNMPRMNGRELLRILKGDEDLQTIPVVVLTTSTAPDDVTSAYSSHANAYVTKPVNLEEFEQAVQSIDAFYLDTATRPRP, encoded by the coding sequence ATGCCAGGCAAGAACTTCGACCTGCGGACCACTTCGCACGAGACAGCCGCCATCGCTGACGTGGCGGTGGACGGCCTTGCACGGCGCCTTACCCAACAGTTGCTGGAGACAGGCTCCCCACGCTGGGCATCGGGCGAGCTACCGGAGGCTTTGGCCCTGCTCCACGTGCTCGACCATCTCCAGCAAGCCACCGAACGGCTCCAGCGTGAGGCGGCCGTGGCGGCCGCCCGCGCGGGCGCCAGCTATCCGCAGCTCGGCTCCGCGTGCGGCATGACCCGCCAGGGCGCCCGGCGTCGCTGGCCGGGCCTTTTCCACCACTCAGACGAGAAACCCACGGAGCACCCGATGATGGCCACCCCCGCCCGCCCCCTCGACGTCCTGCTCGTCGAGGACGACGTCGCCGACGCCATGCTCATCGAGGAAGCCCTCTCCGAGCGTGGAGCCCGCAACCTGGTCCGGGTCACCGACGGAGTCGCCGCGCTGGAACACCTGCGCGCCCCCGACTCCCCGCGGCCCGACCTCATCGTTCTCGATCTGAACATGCCCCGGATGAACGGCCGCGAGCTGCTGAGGATCCTCAAGGGCGACGAGGACCTGCAGACCATCCCCGTGGTCGTGCTCACCACGTCCACCGCCCCGGACGACGTCACCAGCGCGTACAGCAGCCACGCCAACGCCTACGTGACCAAGCCCGTGAACCTCGAGGAGTTCGAGCAGGCCGTCCAGAGCATCGACGCCTTCTACCTCGACACGGCCACCCGACCCCGCCCCTGA